The Primulina tabacum isolate GXHZ01 chromosome 16, ASM2559414v2, whole genome shotgun sequence genome window below encodes:
- the LOC142528364 gene encoding uncharacterized protein LOC142528364, which translates to MLVKAARIWWEATKVTVNVRVLKWDEFKELFFAKYFSREVKAKKVKEFLELKQDAIFVAEYILKFGEGYVFVPFIAENDKDKEEHFLRCLKSEIRRDVHMSKVITFQDIVERALLAEHDEQEIDKERQLRRQAFQARGQGTSTNVRGGHKGKGKMEHRNKPSLPSADMERPVCPNCGKPHKGECLVGSGLCFRCKEMGHTTQKCPLSSNQGRVQGRTFAMTKESAKPDSSVISGNILIFDKKALTLIDIGATHSFMSEVFMHSLSVEPTFMPLHFNIVLSYGDEICPTSILKACPIQMSTRLLFSDLIVITMVEFDVIMGMDWLSAYHAVIDCVGKTVKFLADDHENDVFVCLGSSMSIPIISCQQATKLLQKGCIGFLASVLDVRKESIMQLQDIDVIQDYHDVFDVPGLPLDREMEFVIDLIPGTTPISKAPYRMAPTEMKELKNQLQELLDKGFIRPSSSPWGVLVLFVKKKDG; encoded by the coding sequence ATGTTGGTCAAAGCGGCTCGTATCTGGTGGGAAGCCACCAAGGTCACAGTTAATGTTCGAGTTTTAAAGTGGGACGAGTTCAAGGAATTATTCTTcgccaaatatttttcaagagaGGTCAAGGCCAAGAAGGTGAAGgaatttcttgaattgaagcaGGATGCTATATTTGTTGCTGAGTATATTTTGAAGTTCGGAGAAGGATATGTTTTTGTTCCTTTTATTGCTGAAAACGACAAAGATAAGGAAGAACACTTCCTTCGTTGTTTGAAGTCAGAGATTCGAAGAGATGTTCATATGTCCAAGGTGATCACCTTCCAAGACATTGTTGAGAGAGCCTTACTTGCCGAGCATGATGAGCAAGAGATTGATAAGGAACGGCAGTTAAGGAGGCAAGCTTTTCAAGCTAGAGGGCAAGGGACAAGTACTAATGTGCGAGGTGGTCacaaaggaaaaggcaagatgGAGCATCGCAATAAGCCTTCTTTACCTTCTGCAGATATGGAGCGACCTGTGTGTCCTAATTGTGGCAAGCCACACAAAGGTGAATGTTTGGTTGGTAGTGGTCTATGTTTTAGATGCAAGGAAATGGGGCACACAACACAGAAGTGTCCTCTGTCTTCGAATCAAGGAAGAGTTCAAGGAAGAACTTTTGCAATGACCAAAGAAAGTGCTAAGCCCGATTCTTCAGTGATATCAGGTAATATATTAATCTTCGACAAGAAAGCACTTACATTAATTGATATTGGTGCGACACactcttttatgtctgaagtgTTCATGCATTCTTTATCTGTTGAACCTACTTTTATGCCATTACACTTCAATATTGTGTTGTCCTATGGAGATGAAATTTGTCCTACTAGTATCCTTAAGGCTTGTCCTATTCAAATGAGTACGAGATTATTGTTTTCTGATCTTATTGTTATTACGATGGTAGAATTTGATGTTATAAtgggtatggattggttatctgcTTATCATGCGGTGATTGACTGTGTGGGCAAGACAGTTAAGTTTTTAGCCGATGACCATGAGAATGATGTATTTGTATGTCTAGGATCTTCGATGAGTATTCCTATTATTTCTTGTCAACAAGCTACTAAATTGCTGCAAAAAGGTTGTATTGGTTTTCTTGCTTCAGTGTTGGATGTGCGCAAGGAAAGTATTATGCAATTACAGGATATTGATGTTATTCAAGATTATCATGACGTATTTGATGTGCCTGGATTACCACTTGATCGAGAGATGGAGTTTGTTATTGATTTAATTCCAGGTACAACTCCAATCTCTaaagctccgtatagaatggctccgactgagatgaaagaattaaagaatCAATTACAGGAgctattagataaaggttttatccGGCCTAGTTCATCGCCATGGGGAGTTCTGGTtctattcgtgaaaaagaaagatggatag